Proteins encoded by one window of Companilactobacillus ginsenosidimutans:
- a CDS encoding aldo/keto reductase: MYHAKDNRYDNSSVRHAGNSGLMLPPISLGLWRHFGSADPYKDRRDVILHAFDRGVFHFDVANHYGNGQTEFGSTEKLLGQVIKDDLSAYRDELVIATKVGYEIHDGPFGVGTSRKSLIQGINDSLERLNLDYVDIFYAHRYDDTTPIEETVRALDDIVRSGKALYVGVSNYEVPELRKAVSLFKQLGTPFVLDQMSMNLLNNQVEKSGLLDELKNSGAAAIAYGPLCEGLLSDRYLNGITDSFNIHRTNSDLLKDGPDTLVKKLNQLNDIAKSREQTLSQMSLAWLLKDPVVASVIIGTTNDEHLDDNLKALDNLSFSNTEINDINNLIN, from the coding sequence ATGTACCATGCAAAAGATAATCGTTACGATAATAGTTCCGTACGCCATGCCGGTAATAGTGGATTGATGTTACCACCTATCTCACTAGGATTGTGGCGCCACTTTGGAAGTGCTGATCCCTACAAAGATCGAAGAGATGTGATTTTACACGCGTTTGACCGAGGTGTCTTCCATTTCGATGTAGCAAACCATTACGGAAACGGACAAACTGAGTTTGGAAGCACTGAAAAGTTGCTTGGTCAAGTTATCAAAGATGATTTGAGCGCTTATCGTGATGAATTAGTAATTGCGACTAAAGTCGGATATGAAATTCATGACGGTCCTTTCGGAGTTGGAACTTCCAGAAAATCACTGATCCAAGGTATCAATGATTCATTAGAGAGACTTAACTTAGATTATGTCGATATTTTTTACGCCCATCGCTATGATGACACTACCCCAATCGAAGAAACTGTCAGAGCTTTAGACGATATTGTTCGTTCTGGCAAAGCACTTTATGTTGGAGTGTCGAATTACGAAGTTCCCGAACTTAGAAAAGCTGTGTCACTCTTTAAACAACTTGGAACTCCCTTTGTACTTGATCAAATGAGCATGAACTTATTAAACAATCAAGTTGAAAAATCCGGTCTGCTCGACGAACTCAAAAATAGTGGTGCAGCAGCAATTGCATATGGGCCACTTTGTGAAGGTCTACTAAGTGATCGATACTTGAATGGAATTACCGACTCATTCAATATCCATCGTACAAATTCAGACTTATTAAAAGATGGACCAGACACACTTGTCAAAAAGCTCAATCAGCTTAATGATATTGCAAAATCTCGTGAACAAACTTTGAGCCAAATGTCTTTAGCTTGGCTGTTGAAAGATCCAGTCGTAGCTAGTGTCATTATTGGTACGACTAACGATGAACATTTAGATGACAACTTGAAAGCACTTGATAATTTAAGCTTTTCAAACACAGAAATAAACGATATCAACAATCTAATCAACTAA
- the prmA gene encoding 50S ribosomal protein L11 methyltransferase, translated as MKWIKVSVEIPNNFDEEIISDVLMNVGAQGTEIIDNDESSVHSKYGEVYDNHEQLPFVTVNAYFDEDNFSDKIVDNLTEEINNLTNFGFDVTNISVKQTLMDDADWENNWKEYYHPIHISRYLTVVPQWVNYETQNNETTIIMDPGKSFGTGTHPTTFTCMQALELILGDAESMYDVGTGSGILSIQARKLGVKDITAFDLDPEAVEAAKENLKLNSDCTDIPVYENSLLDGVKGKVDVIVANILADIIMKFVPDIESHLNPDGFVILSGIINEKEQQITESMEEHGFGVIEVFHLKGWSTLICKRIENIEAQNGAILR; from the coding sequence ATGAAGTGGATAAAGGTAAGTGTAGAAATACCAAATAATTTTGATGAAGAAATAATTTCTGATGTATTAATGAATGTTGGTGCACAAGGAACTGAGATCATCGACAACGACGAATCTTCAGTTCATAGTAAATATGGTGAAGTATACGATAATCACGAGCAATTACCATTTGTAACCGTGAATGCGTATTTTGATGAAGATAATTTTTCGGACAAAATTGTTGATAATTTGACTGAGGAAATCAATAATCTTACTAACTTCGGATTTGATGTCACAAATATTTCTGTTAAACAAACATTGATGGATGATGCAGACTGGGAAAACAACTGGAAGGAATATTACCATCCAATTCATATCAGCCGCTACTTAACGGTTGTCCCACAATGGGTTAATTACGAGACACAAAACAATGAGACTACTATAATAATGGATCCGGGAAAATCATTTGGAACTGGTACACATCCAACTACATTCACATGTATGCAGGCCTTGGAATTAATTTTAGGTGATGCAGAGTCAATGTATGATGTTGGAACTGGATCAGGTATTCTTTCTATTCAAGCAAGGAAATTGGGTGTTAAAGACATTACAGCTTTTGATTTGGATCCAGAAGCGGTTGAAGCTGCCAAAGAAAATCTTAAATTGAACTCTGATTGTACAGACATCCCTGTATATGAAAATTCGCTATTAGATGGTGTGAAGGGAAAAGTTGATGTGATTGTCGCCAACATTTTAGCAGATATCATTATGAAATTTGTTCCTGATATTGAATCACATCTGAATCCAGACGGATTTGTAATCCTTTCTGGGATCATAAATGAAAAAGAACAACAAATTACCGAATCAATGGAAGAACATGGATTTGGCGTTATCGAAGTTTTCCACTTAAAAGGTTGGTCAACTTTAATTTGTAAACGTATAGAAAATATTGAGGCACAAAATGGAGCAATACTTCGTTAA
- a CDS encoding RelA/SpoT family protein, which produces MKKREDYTPEEVLDICREYMNEEHVEFVNKAYNFAAYVHKEQKRATGEPYIIHPTQVAQILASLHMDPYTVAAGYLHDVVEDTNITLGDVQELFGEQVATIVDGVTKISKYKYHSHQELLAENHRKMLIATAKDLRVIMVKLADRLHNMRTLKALRPDKQRRIANETLEIYAPLADRLGISKIKWELEDLSLQYINPQQYYRIVHLMNSKREEREGYISEAIKYIKTSVDSLDIKYEIYGRPKHIYSIYKKMRDKHKQFSELYDLLAIRIVVDTVKDCYAVLGSIHSKWKPIPGRFKDYIAVPKTNGYQSLHTTIIGPGGQPLEVQIRTYKMHDVAEYGVAAHWAYKEGNFKGVHLDDDEQKIDVFREILELQESSDNAADFMKSVKGEIFNDRVYVFTPQGEVIELPKGSVPLDFAYQVHTEVGSHSIGAKVNGRMVPLNYQLKNGDIVEMLTSSNAKPSRDWVKLVYTTRARNKIKRYFRVKDRQENIVLGRELVEAELKNQSLSAKKFLDKSHIESVVEIFNYQDAEELFNSVGYGELSPKNVVHKLINEDPENKKETERKELEEKVITNTDSNAPKVPNEHVQNKIQKERSNANSSISVAGIDNLLIRLAKCCNPIPGDEIVGYITKGRGLTIHRADCPNVQSEEAKKRFIEVSWDNVTSEKRYMAELDIYGFNRNGMLNDILQVINSTTNALNNVNGSLDKDKMAIIHVSVGVNNKAHLDQIISKLNSVPDVYEVKRTIE; this is translated from the coding sequence ATGAAAAAAAGAGAAGATTATACTCCTGAAGAAGTTCTGGATATTTGTCGGGAATACATGAATGAAGAGCATGTTGAATTTGTCAACAAAGCCTATAATTTTGCTGCATATGTACACAAAGAACAGAAACGTGCTACTGGAGAGCCATATATTATTCATCCTACTCAAGTTGCACAGATCCTAGCCTCGTTACATATGGACCCTTATACTGTAGCTGCTGGATATTTACATGATGTTGTCGAAGACACCAATATTACCTTAGGCGATGTTCAAGAACTATTTGGCGAGCAAGTTGCAACAATTGTTGATGGTGTTACAAAAATTAGTAAGTATAAGTATCATTCACATCAAGAATTGTTGGCTGAAAATCATCGTAAGATGTTAATTGCTACGGCAAAAGATTTGCGTGTCATTATGGTCAAATTGGCAGATAGATTACACAATATGCGCACTTTAAAGGCATTAAGACCGGATAAGCAACGTCGAATTGCTAATGAGACTTTGGAAATCTATGCACCACTTGCTGATCGATTAGGTATCAGTAAAATCAAGTGGGAGCTGGAAGATCTTTCCTTGCAATACATTAATCCACAACAGTATTACAGAATTGTTCATTTGATGAATAGCAAGCGTGAAGAGCGTGAAGGCTATATCTCTGAAGCTATCAAGTACATTAAAACCAGTGTTGATTCACTTGATATCAAGTATGAGATATATGGACGTCCAAAACATATTTATTCAATCTATAAAAAAATGCGTGACAAGCATAAACAATTTTCTGAGTTATATGATTTATTAGCAATTAGAATTGTTGTTGATACCGTCAAAGATTGTTATGCAGTTCTGGGTTCAATTCACTCAAAGTGGAAACCAATTCCAGGACGCTTTAAAGATTATATTGCCGTTCCTAAAACCAATGGTTATCAATCATTGCACACAACTATCATCGGTCCTGGTGGTCAACCACTTGAAGTTCAAATCAGAACCTACAAGATGCATGATGTTGCTGAATATGGTGTTGCTGCTCACTGGGCATATAAAGAAGGTAACTTCAAAGGTGTTCACCTCGATGATGATGAACAAAAGATTGATGTCTTTAGAGAAATCCTTGAATTACAAGAAAGTTCAGATAACGCTGCTGATTTCATGAAGTCTGTCAAAGGTGAAATTTTCAATGACAGAGTATATGTCTTTACACCTCAAGGGGAAGTTATTGAATTACCAAAGGGTTCAGTACCACTAGATTTCGCCTATCAAGTTCATACTGAAGTTGGTAGTCACTCAATTGGTGCAAAAGTTAATGGTCGTATGGTTCCGTTAAATTACCAACTTAAAAATGGTGACATTGTTGAAATGTTGACTTCTTCGAATGCAAAACCAAGCCGTGATTGGGTTAAATTAGTTTATACGACTCGTGCAAGAAACAAGATTAAACGTTATTTCAGAGTGAAAGACCGTCAAGAGAATATTGTTTTGGGTCGCGAATTGGTTGAAGCAGAACTGAAGAACCAATCACTGTCTGCAAAAAAATTCTTGGATAAGTCTCACATTGAGAGTGTTGTTGAAATTTTCAATTACCAAGACGCTGAGGAATTGTTTAATTCAGTCGGTTATGGTGAGTTATCGCCTAAAAATGTTGTCCATAAGTTAATTAACGAAGATCCTGAAAATAAAAAAGAAACTGAACGTAAAGAACTAGAAGAAAAAGTTATCACAAATACTGATAGCAATGCTCCAAAAGTTCCAAACGAACATGTACAAAACAAGATTCAAAAAGAACGTAGTAATGCTAACTCAAGTATTTCCGTTGCAGGAATCGACAATTTGCTAATTCGTTTAGCTAAGTGTTGTAATCCTATTCCAGGGGATGAAATTGTTGGATACATTACTAAAGGACGTGGACTTACAATTCATCGTGCCGATTGTCCTAATGTTCAAAGTGAAGAAGCTAAGAAACGTTTTATTGAAGTAAGTTGGGATAATGTCACCTCTGAAAAACGTTACATGGCCGAATTGGATATTTATGGATTCAACAGAAATGGTATGTTGAATGATATTTTACAAGTAATAAACTCAACCACTAATGCATTGAATAATGTCAATGGAAGTCTTGATAAAGACAAAATGGCAATCATTCATGTCAGTGTCGGAGTAAATAATAAAGCACATTTGGATCAAATTATTTCAAAATTGAATAGTGTTCCAGATGTCTATGAAGTTAAGAGGACAATTGAATAA
- a CDS encoding aminoacyl-tRNA deacylase, with amino-acid sequence MLSKKNKIIKTLVEKILDKQKIPYEGITFATQADGDTQELVTDKSMRDGIKIYKTLVLTGNKTGPLVGMVALDKHISYKKLAKLSGNKKIGMVPLKDLVKTSGFEHGANSPVGIRSLHNYPIFFDTEAEQSKKIIVSAGKVGYSVIIDPHDLAKSVNAKFGDFGVEEPEA; translated from the coding sequence ATTTTGAGTAAGAAAAATAAAATAATAAAAACTTTAGTTGAAAAAATTTTGGACAAGCAAAAGATTCCATATGAGGGTATCACCTTTGCAACACAAGCTGATGGTGATACGCAAGAACTCGTTACTGACAAAAGCATGCGTGATGGCATCAAAATTTACAAAACACTAGTTTTGACCGGAAATAAAACTGGACCACTAGTTGGAATGGTTGCTCTAGATAAGCATATTAGCTACAAAAAATTAGCGAAGCTGTCCGGAAACAAGAAAATTGGTATGGTACCTCTAAAGGATCTTGTAAAAACAAGCGGCTTTGAACATGGAGCAAACAGCCCTGTTGGTATCCGTTCACTTCATAACTACCCTATCTTCTTTGACACAGAGGCGGAACAATCAAAAAAAATTATTGTCTCTGCAGGTAAAGTTGGCTATTCAGTTATCATTGATCCACATGATTTGGCTAAATCAGTTAATGCAAAATTTGGCGACTTTGGTGTTGAAGAACCAGAAGCATAA
- a CDS encoding HAD hydrolase-like protein, translating into MTSIVWDFDGTLANSYPGMVIAVQQSLKDNFQIELSKDTIYKDIKDTSIRQYITDLFSEKRESGENVDRDVKIFYHDYKLLEKQYQNKIRLIPHALNTLKLLNEQGVQQFVVTHRDESIYELTKSLEIEDIFTEVVSVEKDFKRKPDSNMLDYLIKKYSLNTSDLWVIGDRKIDIDFGKSVGANTMLLAENNSDFGQDETVTDLSQIPGKL; encoded by the coding sequence ATGACAAGTATAGTATGGGATTTCGACGGAACGCTCGCAAACAGCTATCCGGGGATGGTAATTGCAGTTCAGCAGTCTTTAAAAGATAACTTCCAAATAGAATTATCCAAAGACACCATCTATAAAGACATTAAGGACACTTCAATTAGACAATACATCACAGACCTCTTTAGTGAAAAAAGGGAATCCGGTGAAAATGTTGATCGTGATGTCAAGATTTTCTATCATGATTATAAATTGTTAGAAAAACAGTATCAAAATAAAATTAGATTAATTCCACATGCTCTAAATACTTTAAAATTATTAAATGAGCAGGGTGTACAACAATTTGTCGTTACCCATCGTGATGAGTCAATTTACGAACTCACGAAATCACTGGAAATTGAGGATATATTTACCGAAGTGGTAAGCGTTGAAAAAGATTTTAAGCGTAAACCAGATTCAAATATGCTTGATTATCTAATTAAGAAGTATTCACTTAATACATCTGATTTATGGGTAATTGGTGACCGTAAAATCGATATTGATTTTGGCAAGTCTGTTGGTGCCAATACGATGTTATTGGCAGAGAACAACAGTGATTTTGGTCAAGACGAGACAGTTACAGATTTATCACAAATACCTGGAAAATTGTAA
- a CDS encoding 16S rRNA (uracil(1498)-N(3))-methyltransferase: MEQYFVNKKIDSNEFNLDDKEQFKHIITVLRHKIGDTIFLVDTENDLFKATLESIEDKNAIFNVEKSNLPTTELPVEVTIACSLSKKDKIEWITQKATELGANKIIFFNSRYSIMTWKDNVVEKKLDRLREIAKNAAQQSKRLIIPEVKFLKKFSQLNDLNVNVKLVAYEESAKHGETSALANALSNNQNGSIVGVFGPEGGFSPDEISELTQNGYQSIGLGPRILRAETAPMYLLSVISYKYELRMNEE, translated from the coding sequence ATGGAGCAATACTTCGTTAATAAGAAAATTGATAGTAATGAATTTAATCTTGATGACAAAGAGCAATTTAAGCATATAATTACAGTACTGCGGCACAAAATTGGTGACACAATTTTTTTGGTTGATACCGAAAACGATTTGTTCAAGGCTACTTTGGAATCAATTGAAGATAAAAATGCTATTTTTAATGTCGAGAAAAGTAATTTACCAACAACCGAATTACCGGTTGAGGTTACAATTGCATGTTCATTGTCAAAAAAAGATAAAATTGAATGGATAACTCAAAAGGCAACTGAACTTGGCGCCAACAAAATTATCTTTTTCAATTCAAGATATTCAATTATGACTTGGAAAGACAATGTAGTTGAGAAGAAATTAGATCGATTAAGAGAAATTGCTAAAAATGCAGCACAACAGTCTAAACGTTTAATCATTCCAGAAGTAAAGTTTTTGAAAAAGTTCAGTCAATTAAATGATTTGAACGTTAATGTTAAATTGGTTGCTTATGAAGAATCGGCGAAACATGGCGAAACTAGTGCATTGGCAAATGCACTATCAAACAACCAAAATGGCTCCATTGTTGGTGTATTTGGGCCAGAGGGTGGATTTTCACCAGATGAAATTAGTGAGCTTACACAAAATGGATATCAATCAATTGGATTAGGACCAAGAATTCTTCGTGCCGAAACTGCACCCATGTACTTGTTATCAGTGATATCCTATAAATATGAATTACGAATGAATGAGGAATAA
- a CDS encoding M20/M25/M40 family metallo-hydrolase, with translation MDKQERLSILDDIIKLQTVNGHEKLVADYLKELFDQHGIETELNEVEENRVNLIATINKDAQGPILGFTGHEDVVDPVDESQWNYGAFNPKHIDGKIIGRGASDMKSGLSALAIALIELNDDSEFNGKIKFIATVGEEKGETGAKQLASQGYANDLNALIVGEPSNGSSQMVIDKLVGSGMLNIAQPNPDKFGRHSFFAAHKGSVDYRVISHGKAAHSSMPQAGINALDNLVESYNQQKEYFNTLTNAVDDMLGKTIPAVTVFKAGDQPNTIPDYAEMGVKLRTIPEFNNDKIIEQVQALIKKMNEADPKMNLEMVVDSSNWPVKTDLNSKLVTIGRDVYEKVWGQKNVVVGAPGGTDASQFVAANHDLDVIVAGPGNESAHQVNEFVFEDDYLQYITIYKEIAKKYLA, from the coding sequence ATGGATAAGCAAGAAAGATTATCGATATTGGACGACATTATTAAATTACAAACTGTTAATGGACATGAAAAATTAGTTGCTGATTATTTGAAAGAGTTATTTGATCAACACGGGATTGAAACAGAATTAAATGAAGTTGAAGAAAATCGTGTAAATCTTATTGCAACTATTAACAAAGATGCCCAAGGTCCTATCTTGGGATTCACAGGGCATGAGGATGTTGTTGATCCTGTTGACGAAAGTCAATGGAATTACGGTGCCTTCAACCCAAAACACATTGATGGAAAAATCATTGGTCGTGGTGCCTCCGATATGAAGAGTGGCCTGTCTGCACTTGCGATTGCACTTATTGAATTAAATGATGATTCTGAATTCAACGGTAAGATTAAATTCATTGCCACTGTTGGTGAAGAAAAAGGTGAAACTGGTGCCAAACAATTGGCATCGCAAGGCTATGCTAATGATCTTAATGCCCTTATTGTCGGTGAACCAAGTAATGGATCGTCACAAATGGTTATCGATAAACTTGTTGGAAGCGGAATGTTAAACATTGCTCAACCAAATCCAGATAAGTTTGGTCGTCACTCATTTTTTGCAGCACACAAAGGTTCAGTTGACTACCGAGTGATTTCACATGGAAAAGCTGCCCATAGTTCAATGCCACAAGCTGGTATTAATGCTCTGGATAACCTGGTTGAATCCTACAATCAACAAAAAGAATATTTTAATACGCTTACTAATGCAGTCGACGATATGTTAGGAAAAACTATTCCAGCAGTCACAGTATTTAAAGCTGGTGACCAACCAAATACTATTCCTGATTACGCTGAAATGGGCGTTAAACTGAGAACTATCCCCGAATTTAACAATGATAAAATTATTGAACAAGTTCAAGCTTTAATCAAAAAAATGAATGAAGCTGATCCTAAAATGAACTTGGAAATGGTTGTTGATAGTAGTAATTGGCCAGTTAAAACTGATTTGAATTCTAAATTAGTTACAATTGGACGTGATGTCTACGAAAAAGTTTGGGGTCAAAAAAATGTCGTCGTTGGTGCCCCAGGTGGTACGGATGCCTCTCAATTTGTTGCAGCAAACCACGATTTGGATGTCATTGTTGCTGGACCCGGTAATGAAAGTGCCCACCAAGTAAATGAATTCGTATTTGAAGACGATTACCTCCAATACATCACTATATATAAAGAAATCGCTAAAAAATATCTTGCTTAA
- a CDS encoding N-acetylmuramoyl-L-alanine amidase: protein MKKILEFLRKYKIIVALIFLLCISSVSTVALANANSITVKSDSVNVRVGPGLSYANMGQVKKGDKLSIISEKNKWYEVRLAGDKIGWVASWLLDNTTVSSTTNKVGIIKVQNTTVFKNADATSAVLGTVSQSQKVSIMYQENDWTQILYKGSAGWVKSDFIQSTQETSGENSSKQSQDKSNSNDVKTVTVTQPSTKFRIEPDSNSRIIKTVNVGKTYDYLGKNGKWYEVRDKDGSVGYVASWVVTVSGTMDPIKSAATNISEATIVLDPGHGGDDVGAESKKDTYEKKFTLIYAQAIKQELEKTGARVIMTRNGDQTKSLGSRARLSSKIEADAFISLHFDSSTSANAGSGITTYYYTSNKDGKLATDINNQLKGIKINNRGTQQKDLYVLHYNSQPSILLELGYINSKSDYKHINSQAYQQQVAKAVTAGLKNYFQ, encoded by the coding sequence ATGAAGAAAATTCTAGAGTTCTTGCGTAAATATAAAATAATTGTCGCCTTAATCTTTTTACTTTGCATTTCAAGCGTATCTACTGTCGCTCTAGCAAATGCAAATTCAATTACTGTTAAATCCGATTCAGTTAACGTGCGTGTTGGTCCTGGACTCTCCTACGCTAATATGGGTCAAGTAAAAAAAGGCGACAAACTTTCAATTATTAGTGAAAAAAATAAGTGGTATGAGGTCAGGCTTGCTGGTGACAAAATTGGTTGGGTAGCAAGTTGGTTGTTGGATAATACGACCGTTAGTTCAACCACTAATAAAGTCGGCATTATAAAAGTTCAAAACACTACAGTTTTCAAAAATGCTGATGCAACTTCTGCCGTTCTTGGAACCGTTTCTCAGTCACAAAAAGTTTCAATCATGTATCAAGAAAATGATTGGACCCAAATCCTTTACAAAGGATCTGCCGGCTGGGTAAAGAGTGACTTCATTCAAAGCACACAAGAAACATCCGGTGAAAATTCATCAAAACAAAGCCAAGATAAATCAAATAGTAATGATGTTAAAACTGTCACAGTAACACAACCTAGCACGAAATTCAGAATTGAACCAGATTCTAATTCAAGAATTATTAAAACTGTCAATGTTGGAAAAACATACGACTATCTTGGCAAAAATGGTAAATGGTACGAAGTTCGTGATAAAGACGGTTCAGTTGGTTATGTTGCTAGCTGGGTTGTTACGGTATCAGGAACTATGGATCCGATTAAATCAGCCGCAACTAATATTTCAGAAGCTACAATCGTATTAGATCCCGGTCATGGTGGTGACGATGTCGGCGCCGAGTCCAAGAAAGATACTTATGAAAAGAAATTCACCTTAATCTACGCTCAGGCAATTAAACAAGAGTTAGAGAAAACTGGTGCACGTGTAATTATGACTAGAAATGGTGATCAAACTAAATCATTAGGGTCACGTGCCAGATTATCTTCAAAAATTGAGGCCGATGCATTTATAAGTCTTCATTTTGATTCAAGTACTTCCGCAAATGCAGGGTCAGGAATAACAACCTATTACTACACATCAAATAAAGATGGAAAACTTGCTACGGACATTAATAATCAACTTAAAGGTATCAAGATTAACAATCGTGGTACTCAACAAAAAGATTTATACGTTTTGCACTACAATAGTCAACCATCGATACTGCTGGAGCTAGGTTACATTAATTCAAAATCAGATTACAAACACATTAACTCTCAAGCATACCAACAACAAGTTGCTAAAGCTGTTACAGCGGGATTGAAAAACTATTTTCAATGA
- the hisS gene encoding histidine--tRNA ligase, protein MRYQKPKGTMDILPGESSKWQYVEDVAKNVFNRYRFFEIRTPIFESYEVFERSSGDTSDIVSKEMYDFKDKGDRHLALRPEGTAGVVRAYVENKLYGPEHIKPYKVWYKGPMFRYERPQSGRQRQFHQIGVEAFGSNSPELDVEIITMGLEFLNELGIKNLKVAINTLGDPESRENYHRALVDYFTPFKEQLSDDSKVRLDKNPLRILDSKDKNDQKIVENAPSILDYLNEESKDRFEYLKTLLDDLNINYVVDSTMVRGLDYYNHTIFEFMVTDPAFNNKEITVLAGGRYNGLVEELGGPETPGIGFGLGVERLLLLLNDKLNLTTDLNIYLVTIGEKAEKASVKILSSLRKAGFSADKDYLQRKTKAQFKTANNLNAKYSVTIGDHELENDTANVKNMATGDEHAVSLENLSDELKRIEDK, encoded by the coding sequence ATGCGCTATCAAAAGCCAAAGGGTACGATGGATATTTTGCCCGGAGAATCTAGCAAATGGCAATATGTTGAAGATGTTGCTAAAAATGTTTTTAATCGTTACCGTTTTTTTGAAATTAGAACACCAATTTTTGAATCTTATGAGGTATTTGAACGTTCATCAGGAGACACTTCGGATATTGTTTCAAAGGAAATGTATGATTTCAAAGATAAAGGTGACCGTCATTTAGCACTTCGTCCAGAAGGAACTGCTGGCGTTGTTCGGGCTTATGTTGAGAATAAATTATATGGTCCTGAACACATCAAGCCTTATAAAGTTTGGTACAAAGGACCGATGTTTAGATATGAACGTCCACAATCTGGTCGCCAACGTCAATTCCATCAAATTGGTGTCGAAGCATTTGGATCAAATTCTCCAGAACTTGATGTCGAAATTATTACGATGGGATTAGAGTTTCTAAATGAACTCGGAATTAAAAATCTCAAAGTGGCAATTAATACACTTGGAGATCCTGAATCAAGAGAGAATTATCACAGGGCATTGGTTGACTATTTCACACCATTTAAAGAACAACTTAGTGACGATTCTAAAGTGCGTTTAGATAAAAATCCTTTACGTATTCTTGATAGTAAAGATAAGAATGATCAAAAAATAGTTGAGAATGCGCCGTCAATCTTAGATTATTTGAACGAGGAATCAAAAGATCGTTTCGAATATTTAAAGACATTGCTTGATGATTTAAATATTAACTATGTTGTTGATTCGACTATGGTTCGTGGATTGGACTACTACAATCACACTATTTTTGAATTTATGGTTACAGATCCAGCATTCAATAATAAAGAAATTACTGTTCTTGCGGGTGGCCGTTATAATGGCTTGGTTGAAGAACTCGGAGGTCCAGAAACTCCTGGTATTGGATTTGGACTTGGAGTGGAGAGATTGCTCTTATTGCTAAATGATAAATTAAATCTTACAACCGATTTAAACATCTATTTAGTAACAATCGGTGAGAAAGCCGAAAAGGCATCTGTGAAAATTTTGTCATCATTACGTAAAGCAGGTTTTTCTGCCGATAAAGATTATCTTCAACGTAAAACAAAGGCTCAATTTAAAACTGCCAATAATTTAAACGCCAAATATTCTGTAACGATTGGTGATCATGAGCTGGAAAATGATACTGCCAATGTTAAAAACATGGCAACAGGTGACGAGCATGCTGTTTCACTTGAAAACTTATCAGATGAGCTAAAAAGAATCGAGGATAAATAA
- the dtd gene encoding D-aminoacyl-tRNA deacylase — MKMVIQRVSQAKVSVDKKVLGQIDQGFCLLVAFADEDTDETLEYMARKVANMRIFSDENDKMNLSIKDIQGKILSISQFTLYADTKHGNRPSFTGAGNFEDSKKKYDRFNAALVEHGLEVETGEFGADMQIDLTNDGPVTIIMER; from the coding sequence ATGAAAATGGTTATCCAACGTGTCTCCCAGGCAAAAGTTTCAGTCGATAAAAAAGTCCTTGGTCAAATTGATCAAGGATTTTGTTTGTTAGTTGCTTTTGCTGATGAGGACACTGATGAAACACTTGAATACATGGCACGAAAAGTAGCAAATATGCGGATATTTTCAGATGAGAACGATAAAATGAATTTATCCATTAAAGATATACAAGGTAAAATTCTTTCTATTTCTCAATTTACACTCTATGCTGATACCAAACATGGTAATAGACCGAGTTTCACTGGTGCTGGTAATTTCGAGGATTCTAAGAAAAAGTATGATCGATTCAATGCAGCATTAGTTGAACATGGATTAGAAGTTGAAACAGGCGAGTTTGGTGCAGATATGCAAATTGATTTAACTAACGACGGACCTGTAACAATAATAATGGAGCGATAA